The Kocuria sp. TGY1127_2 genome includes a window with the following:
- a CDS encoding FadR/GntR family transcriptional regulator gives MTQMLTGAEASLSRAEQAALVLGRWAEAASPGAHLGTKKELRERIGVSKGTFNEAVRLLESRGLVSTRTGPGGGLFSVAPSPLARLGNSLLRLDADASDVGYAVRIRDALDPLLIEDALEHSSAADIARMRRSLEEMETTMETGDYLDFLRANWSLHEAIARVTPNKPLRSIYVSLLDMIRSHTVAVESDKTRPLACYIRDRYKLHSNLVDALDRRDREAVKRLAAEHSIQGPFQD, from the coding sequence ATGACACAGATGTTGACCGGAGCGGAAGCGTCGCTGAGCCGTGCCGAGCAGGCTGCGCTCGTTCTTGGCCGTTGGGCAGAAGCCGCTTCGCCGGGAGCCCACCTGGGGACCAAGAAAGAGCTCCGAGAGCGGATTGGTGTATCGAAAGGCACATTCAACGAGGCTGTGCGGTTGTTGGAATCTCGTGGCCTGGTTTCGACCAGGACTGGGCCAGGTGGAGGGCTGTTTTCGGTAGCGCCGAGCCCACTTGCTCGTCTCGGGAACTCGCTTTTGCGGCTTGATGCGGATGCCTCAGATGTCGGTTATGCCGTGCGCATTCGTGACGCGCTGGATCCGCTGTTGATCGAAGATGCATTGGAACATAGCTCGGCAGCCGATATCGCGCGGATGCGCCGCTCTCTTGAGGAGATGGAAACGACCATGGAAACCGGGGACTACCTGGACTTCCTGCGTGCAAACTGGTCGCTGCACGAGGCGATCGCCCGCGTGACGCCGAACAAGCCTTTGCGCTCAATCTACGTGAGCCTCTTGGATATGATCCGCAGCCATACCGTCGCGGTGGAATCCGACAAAACCCGACCGCTGGCCTGTTATATACGCGATCGATACAAGCTTCACTCAAACCTGGTTGATGCGCTAGACCGACGTGATCGTGAAGCGGTCAAACGTCTGGCCGCTGAGCACAGTATTCAGGGGCCATTTCAAGACTGA
- a CDS encoding bifunctional 3-(3-hydroxy-phenyl)propionate/3-hydroxycinnamic acid hydroxylase, producing the protein MNAETRAPQHTDVTVVGAGPVGLGLARLLGLQGHSVVVIERQNAPYPLPRAVVFDDEIGRIFQNMGLAEQVRKISAPVPDHYEWRNRDGRTLLSMDWSGTGNCGWPVESFFAQPELERVLAESLEEMDTVTVLRGTELVSLEDQGDSLTAECIGPNGDFEIEAQFLIGCDGSKSTVREALGIQMKDLGFRYDWLIVDTLPQDDLEWSPQNWQLCDPRRPTTLVSGGVGRRRWEFMRLPGEDPAELNTEERAWELLRGWDRTAENTEIERRALYTFTACWGQTWNRGRAAIAGDAAHQMPPFAGQGMCSGLRDVANLAWKLDLTLTGSAGPAILDTYTSERSLHIRYAIAMSVALGQVICVLDEDQAEDRDQRMLAGGGDPAKVLPLTESPVLGDGITDRAAASASNKGTLAPQFAVADGLLDEVTGPGAVLLTKNHRSDTRPRSFSIEELGDPTGAWTRWFDEIDADAVMIRPDHYIFGVADASRAAALYDRYTAAFTSTMVPTTI; encoded by the coding sequence ATGAACGCTGAAACCCGAGCACCTCAGCACACGGACGTGACGGTTGTGGGCGCCGGCCCGGTGGGGCTCGGGCTTGCGCGGCTCCTTGGCCTTCAAGGCCACTCCGTGGTGGTGATCGAGCGACAAAATGCCCCGTACCCTCTACCCAGAGCGGTCGTTTTCGACGACGAGATCGGGCGAATTTTCCAGAACATGGGCTTGGCCGAGCAAGTGCGCAAAATCTCCGCGCCGGTCCCCGACCACTACGAGTGGCGGAACCGCGATGGTAGGACCCTGCTCTCAATGGACTGGTCGGGGACCGGCAACTGTGGTTGGCCGGTCGAGAGCTTCTTCGCCCAGCCCGAGCTCGAAAGAGTCCTTGCCGAGAGCCTCGAGGAAATGGACACGGTCACGGTTCTCCGGGGGACCGAGCTGGTCTCCCTGGAAGACCAAGGAGACTCCCTCACAGCGGAATGCATCGGCCCCAACGGCGACTTCGAGATCGAGGCGCAATTCCTAATAGGTTGCGATGGCTCCAAGAGCACGGTCCGTGAGGCACTCGGGATCCAGATGAAAGACCTGGGTTTCCGTTACGACTGGCTGATCGTAGATACCTTGCCTCAGGACGATCTCGAGTGGTCGCCGCAGAACTGGCAACTCTGCGACCCCCGACGGCCTACAACGCTTGTTTCCGGCGGCGTAGGGCGTCGCCGTTGGGAGTTCATGCGACTGCCAGGAGAGGATCCTGCCGAGCTCAATACCGAAGAGCGCGCGTGGGAACTGCTCCGCGGCTGGGACAGGACTGCCGAAAACACCGAGATCGAGCGACGGGCCCTCTACACGTTCACGGCCTGCTGGGGTCAAACCTGGAATCGCGGCCGCGCCGCGATCGCAGGTGACGCTGCCCACCAGATGCCGCCTTTCGCCGGCCAGGGCATGTGCTCGGGACTCCGCGATGTCGCAAACCTTGCCTGGAAGCTCGACCTCACACTGACAGGATCCGCAGGGCCAGCCATCCTGGATACCTACACCAGCGAGCGTAGCCTACACATCCGCTACGCGATCGCTATGTCGGTGGCTCTTGGCCAGGTTATCTGCGTCTTGGACGAGGATCAGGCCGAAGACCGAGACCAGCGGATGCTCGCCGGCGGCGGCGATCCCGCCAAGGTCCTACCGCTGACGGAGTCCCCAGTCCTCGGGGACGGAATTACCGACCGAGCGGCGGCCAGCGCTTCAAACAAGGGAACTCTCGCCCCACAGTTCGCGGTGGCCGATGGTCTGCTCGATGAAGTGACCGGGCCCGGGGCCGTACTCCTGACCAAAAACCACCGCTCAGATACACGTCCCCGGTCGTTTTCGATCGAAGAACTAGGCGATCCTACCGGTGCATGGACCAGGTGGTTCGACGAGATCGACGCGGATGCCGTGATGATCCGCCCTGACCACTACATTTTCGGCGTAGCCGATGCCAGCAGAGCAGCGGCCCTTTATGACCGCTATACCGCCGCCTTCACCTCAACCATGGTCCCGACCACTATCTAA
- a CDS encoding acetoacetate--CoA ligase: MTQTATEQTPREHVFLWGPSREQVEKSRMYDFARWAEKKHSIKVPDYVSLHRWSVDNLEEFWQDIWDYFGVVATQTAEEVLTTREMPGARWFPGARLNYAENSLRTAKTSPDEVAVIGDHETAESIELTWGELEAQVASLAHKLRDLGVKPGDRVAAVLPNIPQTVVALMATAAVGAVWSVVNTDFGPTGVADRFAQIAPKVLFTVDGYDYAGKMRDMTGTVDQLREVLPTVEQFIVVDQCNPEDVGNIAEDALRFSQITQVSAEPRYEQVPFEHPLWILYSSGTTGKPKGIVHSHGGVILEFLKAIGLHADVHPGDRAYIAVATTWMMWNLHMGNLMMGATILTYDGSPGHNGPDKSLELVARHGITFFGTGAGVLTMAHRGGTYPKIRYDFSALRGILVTGSPLPDPTWEWVYEAISADVRLGSDSGGTDVTSAFVGSNPFMDVYRGEIMGSYLGVDAQSWSPEGKRIWNQVGELVLTTPMPSMPLYFWNDEDGTRYKDAYFHLFPGTWRQGDWTTQFEDGRMIIHGRSDSTINRGGIRMGSADITDVVDQVDGVEASMVIGAELAGGDYYMPLFVVPRPGKRITDDLKQRVIQAIRSQLSPRYVPDAIIEAPAVPRTRTGKLLEIPVKKLYQGAETTNLNRASAEDETVLDWYADNARAFHEGRGK; encoded by the coding sequence ATGACCCAAACAGCTACCGAACAGACTCCGCGCGAGCACGTCTTCCTGTGGGGGCCGAGCCGTGAACAGGTTGAAAAATCCCGTATGTACGACTTCGCCCGCTGGGCGGAGAAGAAGCACAGTATCAAGGTCCCTGATTATGTGTCACTGCACCGGTGGTCCGTCGACAATCTGGAGGAATTCTGGCAGGACATCTGGGACTACTTCGGTGTTGTAGCCACCCAAACGGCGGAAGAAGTCCTGACCACTCGCGAGATGCCCGGGGCCCGGTGGTTCCCCGGTGCCAGACTCAACTACGCCGAGAACTCATTGCGGACGGCGAAGACCAGCCCGGATGAGGTCGCCGTCATCGGTGATCATGAGACGGCGGAGTCCATCGAACTCACCTGGGGCGAACTCGAGGCCCAAGTCGCTTCCCTCGCGCACAAGCTCCGGGATCTCGGTGTCAAGCCGGGAGATCGCGTGGCCGCGGTGCTGCCAAATATTCCACAAACCGTCGTCGCGCTGATGGCCACGGCTGCCGTCGGTGCCGTATGGTCCGTGGTGAACACAGACTTTGGTCCAACCGGTGTCGCCGACCGGTTTGCACAGATCGCGCCGAAGGTCTTGTTCACTGTGGACGGTTATGACTACGCGGGCAAAATGCGGGACATGACTGGAACGGTCGATCAGCTCCGCGAGGTGCTACCGACCGTTGAACAGTTCATCGTGGTCGATCAGTGCAATCCCGAGGACGTCGGAAATATCGCGGAGGATGCGCTTCGCTTCTCGCAGATCACCCAGGTCTCGGCTGAGCCCCGATATGAGCAGGTTCCGTTCGAGCATCCGCTCTGGATCCTGTATTCCTCAGGAACCACGGGCAAGCCCAAGGGCATAGTCCATTCCCATGGTGGGGTGATCTTGGAGTTCCTCAAGGCAATCGGGCTCCACGCCGACGTTCATCCTGGCGACCGAGCCTATATTGCGGTCGCAACCACATGGATGATGTGGAATCTGCATATGGGCAACCTGATGATGGGGGCAACGATCCTGACATATGATGGCTCACCCGGGCACAATGGTCCGGACAAGTCCCTCGAACTAGTCGCCCGCCACGGGATCACTTTCTTCGGCACAGGCGCGGGCGTTCTCACCATGGCGCATCGTGGAGGTACCTATCCAAAAATTCGGTACGACTTCTCTGCGCTTCGCGGCATTCTGGTCACGGGATCTCCACTGCCGGATCCCACGTGGGAGTGGGTCTATGAGGCCATCAGCGCTGATGTCCGGTTGGGGTCGGATTCTGGCGGTACGGATGTGACCAGCGCTTTCGTCGGAAGCAATCCATTCATGGATGTGTATCGAGGCGAGATCATGGGCTCATACCTGGGCGTGGACGCTCAATCCTGGAGTCCCGAAGGCAAGCGTATTTGGAACCAGGTCGGCGAGCTGGTCCTGACCACTCCCATGCCGAGCATGCCACTCTACTTCTGGAACGATGAGGACGGGACGCGCTACAAAGACGCGTACTTCCACCTGTTCCCAGGAACCTGGCGTCAGGGTGACTGGACCACCCAGTTCGAGGACGGACGCATGATCATCCATGGGCGTTCGGACTCAACCATCAACCGCGGCGGCATTCGGATGGGCTCTGCCGACATCACCGATGTGGTGGATCAGGTGGATGGTGTGGAGGCTTCCATGGTCATCGGTGCTGAGCTGGCCGGAGGAGACTACTACATGCCGCTGTTCGTCGTTCCGCGGCCGGGCAAGAGGATCACCGATGATCTCAAGCAGCGGGTCATCCAGGCGATCCGCAGCCAGCTGTCTCCCCGGTACGTCCCGGATGCGATCATCGAAGCTCCCGCTGTGCCGA